The following nucleotide sequence is from Metamycoplasma phocicerebrale.
GAATTTTCATCTATTTTGAGAGCATATTAATAATTCTAAAAATATAACATTGTGTACTCATGTTGAACCTGACGGAGATACGTTAGGATGTGCAATAGCTTTAAAACATTTAATTTTATTAAATTCTAAAAATATAGCTGTAAAAATTTCTGGAGGAGATTACCCTAGAAATTTAGAATTTTTAATAGATGAGCCAATTGATTTAGTAGATCAAAGCTATTTTGATAATTCTTTAAAAGTAGTTGTTGATACATCAACGAAAAGAAGAATATTTGATAAAAGAGTAGTCACAGAAGAATCATTAAAAATAGACCATCACCCTCATGAGGGTAAATGATTGTTTGAAATTGGTGGTGACCACTGGCCTGCAACCGGACAGCTAATAACAAACATGGTAAGAGAATTAAATTTAAAAATTAATAACCAAGTTCTTGAAGGTTTGGCTGTAGCAATTATTACAGACACAGAATTTTTTAAAGAACGTAATGTAAATGCAGAAACATTTTTAGATATGCAGTTTCTTTTAGAAAAAGGTTTAAATTACAATGCCTTGCTCAAAAAAATGCAATTAAATAACAAAGAAAATAATATTATTTACAAAGCAATTAAGCAAATTCAAATTAAAAATAATGTTTCTTATATTATTGTTGATGAAATTGTTTCTAATGATATTGTTCGACCACTTGTGGCAAGATTTGTTGAATTAAGTAATACTGAAGTTTCTTTAGCTTATTTAAAACGGAAAGAAGGAGATTATCGTTGCGAGATACGTTCAAAAACAACATATGATGTTTCTAGAGTTGCTAATAATTTTGGTGGCGGCGGGCACTTAAATTCTTCCGGTTTTGTTCAAAAAGACTCTGAAAGTATAAATCAAGTAATAGATTTTATAAATTCATTAAAATAAAAAAATATCAAGCTTAATAGGATAAAACTTAAAAAAGCTTGGTATTTTTTTACGCTCTAAGTTTTATTAATATTTGATAAAAAAAAGACCACAATGGGTCTTTTCTAATTAATTTAGATCTTCAATAATTTTAATAGTTTTTGCTACACCATGTCTTTTGTACGAACCTGTTACTCAGCTAGCAACATTCTTAATATTTTTCAAAGAATTCTTCATAGCTATAAAAGCACCAACATAAGGTATAACAGATGTATCATTTCCAGAATCTCCAAAATGTACGGTTTCCCTTGGATTAATATCTATTAATCTAGATACATAATCAATGGCTTTACCCTTAGTCGCATTAATGTTGTTTATTTCTATTGCATATCCTTTAGATACAATATGCAAGGAAAGATTATTAAATTTATTTTCCAACTCTTCAACTAATTTTTTTATTTTTTTCTTAGTAGTACCAAAAGTAATGATTTTAGTTGAATTTGTTATTTGCGGGACGTCTTCATATGTTTTTTGAATCATATGTTTTACTCATGGCCTAAATAATTTTAATTTTGCTGCTGTTCCATATATTGTGTCACCACTATTAAAAATAAAAAATAATTTTTTTTCTTTCAATATGTTTATTATTGACATAACAGTATCTTTTTTTATTTCATGTTTAATTAAAACATCGCCATTTTGATTAACAATTAAACCTCCGTTTTGACATATAACATATGGAGAATTGGTTTTTTTAGCTAAATTTAAAACAAAATCCGAAGGAAAACGGCCAGTTGCAAAAATAAAAGGTTTTCCTTCATCATTCATTTTGGTTACTATTTCTAAATTTTCTTTACTTATTTTTTCTGCTTTGTTTGGTAAATCTAGAAGCGTTCCATCGAGGTCACTAAAATAGGCTTTAGGTTTAAAATCTATCATAATTATTTATTAAAGTTCTTTAGTATTTCTTCTACTGGTAAATAACCTTTTGATAGATTAACAATTTTTCCATCTAAATAATAGAATAAAGCAGGAATACTTGAAACCCCCATTTCACGAGCTAAATCTATGTTTTGATCAACATCTAAATCAAAAACATTAATTTCATCATGTTCAGAAGCAAGCCTTTCTAATTCTGGTCCTATCATTTGGCAAGGTGGACATCACACAGCTCTAAAGGCTACTATTGCTTTTCCTTCTAAATGTTGATTATTTAATTCTTTACTTGATAATTTTTTGTACATAA
It contains:
- a CDS encoding DHH family phosphoesterase, which codes for MSLTKNFHLFWEHINNSKNITLCTHVEPDGDTLGCAIALKHLILLNSKNIAVKISGGDYPRNLEFLIDEPIDLVDQSYFDNSLKVVVDTSTKRRIFDKRVVTEESLKIDHHPHEGKWLFEIGGDHWPATGQLITNMVRELNLKINNQVLEGLAVAIITDTEFFKERNVNAETFLDMQFLLEKGLNYNALLKKMQLNNKENNIIYKAIKQIQIKNNVSYIIVDEIVSNDIVRPLVARFVELSNTEVSLAYLKRKEGDYRCEIRSKTTYDVSRVANNFGGGGHLNSSGFVQKDSESINQVIDFINSLK
- a CDS encoding HAD family hydrolase; translation: MIDFKPKAYFSDLDGTLLDLPNKAEKISKENLEIVTKMNDEGKPFIFATGRFPSDFVLNLAKKTNSPYVICQNGGLIVNQNGDVLIKHEIKKDTVMSIINILKEKKLFFIFNSGDTIYGTAAKLKLFRPWVKHMIQKTYEDVPQITNSTKIITFGTTKKKIKKLVEELENKFNNLSLHIVSKGYAIEINNINATKGKAIDYVSRLIDINPRETVHFGDSGNDTSVIPYVGAFIAMKNSLKNIKNVASWVTGSYKRHGVAKTIKIIEDLN
- a CDS encoding thioredoxin family protein, yielding MYKKLSSKELNNQHLEGKAIVAFRAVWCPPCQMIGPELERLASEHDEINVFDLDVDQNIDLAREMGVSSIPALFYYLDGKIVNLSKGYLPVEEILKNFNK